Proteins from a genomic interval of Tenacibaculum sp. SZ-18:
- a CDS encoding RHS repeat-associated core domain-containing protein: MPTEIKFNNSNTKKINYTYDATGVKLRKTTNNNGAITTTDYAGSFVYENNTFKQLSQPEGYVRYSSSSGFDYVYQYRDIWRNTRITYSDVNKDGVITPSTEILREQNYYPFGLEHRGYNTNIIGVKNNLKQYQGQEFTEDLDLNTHEWRYRVSDPAIGRFWQIDPLAEKYTYNSVYAFQENKLGSGIELEGLENLTWEQQQSLTWEQQQYLQMSKEGQGLLASIGSYVDKFFASFTVTTTEETGSKETPVTITNVETTTVSPNLEDFFMNGMRPSSDGTIIVTNTPMVKVDKSSTKTVSTKVVKEEVKLKGPAKATGDVKVSTNLETGETSVTGKVSLVVSAGDNKAGLFASTKSSSNGSVNVKGGVEASVKVDKKTTLGFTLGISHTVLENE, translated from the coding sequence ATGCCAACAGAGATTAAGTTTAATAACTCGAATACTAAAAAGATTAATTATACTTATGATGCTACTGGTGTAAAGCTTAGAAAGACAACAAATAATAACGGAGCAATTACAACTACAGATTATGCAGGAAGTTTTGTTTATGAAAACAATACATTTAAACAGCTTAGTCAACCTGAAGGTTATGTAAGATATAGTAGTTCAAGTGGATTTGATTATGTGTATCAATATAGAGACATATGGAGAAATACTAGAATTACGTATTCAGATGTCAATAAAGATGGTGTAATTACTCCAAGTACTGAAATCTTACGAGAGCAGAATTATTATCCTTTTGGTTTAGAGCATCGAGGATATAACACCAATATTATAGGTGTTAAGAATAATTTAAAGCAATATCAAGGTCAAGAATTTACAGAGGATTTAGATTTAAACACTCATGAATGGAGATATAGGGTTTCTGACCCAGCAATTGGAAGGTTTTGGCAAATAGATCCATTGGCGGAAAAATATACTTATAATTCTGTATACGCTTTTCAAGAAAACAAATTAGGTTCTGGAATTGAATTAGAAGGTTTAGAGAACCTTACTTGGGAACAGCAGCAATCCCTTACTTGGGAACAGCAGCAATACCTTCAAATGAGTAAAGAAGGTCAAGGACTTTTGGCTTCTATAGGTTCGTATGTGGATAAATTTTTTGCTAGTTTTACAGTTACAACTACAGAAGAAACAGGTAGTAAAGAGACACCAGTTACTATTACTAATGTTGAAACAACCACTGTTTCACCTAATTTAGAGGACTTTTTTATGAATGGTATGAGACCTAGTTCTGATGGTACAATAATTGTTACAAACACCCCTATGGTAAAAGTAGATAAGTCTTCAACTAAAACAGTTAGTACCAAAGTGGTCAAAGAAGAAGTAAAGTTAAAAGGACCAGCGAAAGCTACGGGTGATGTTAAAGTTTCAACAAATTTAGAAACAGGAGAAACTTCCGTAACTGGAAAAGTAAGCTTAGTTGTAAGCGCGGGAGATAATAAAGCGGGTTTATTTGCGTCTACTAAAAGCTCTTCTAATGGCAGTGTTAATGTAAAAGGTGGTGTAGAAGCGAGTGTTAAGGTTGATAAAAAAACTACTTTAGGTTTTACACTTGGTATATCTCATACCGTTTTAGAAAATGAATAG
- a CDS encoding helix-turn-helix domain-containing protein produces MDKIAVIIANLRKEKSWSQTDLANESKVSREMISKYERGIAIPSVDAAKKIADAFGVSLDYLVGEGINASFDKKTLQRLQAIEEMSSEFKTHLFSIIDSVIRDYKTQQAYK; encoded by the coding sequence GTGGATAAAATAGCAGTAATTATAGCTAACCTTAGAAAAGAAAAAAGTTGGTCGCAAACAGATTTAGCGAACGAGAGTAAAGTTTCTCGTGAGATGATTAGTAAGTATGAAAGAGGGATTGCAATTCCGTCTGTAGATGCTGCTAAAAAAATTGCTGATGCTTTTGGTGTATCGCTTGATTACTTAGTTGGCGAAGGTATAAATGCTTCTTTCGATAAAAAAACATTACAACGTTTACAAGCTATTGAAGAGATGTCTAGTGAGTTTAAAACTCACTTATTTTCTATTATTGATTCTGTTATTAGAGATTACAAAACACAACAAGCTTATAAATAA
- a CDS encoding tyrosine-type recombinase/integrase: MKKLKLTNHSYKVVLQSFKEWLSILGYSTSTIYHSPIYLQEFFYWLESKSINDIRSIRREDITNYYSYLKQRPNESYGGALSKASLNSHIGALKQLNEYLKKHQSKGLSIHLRFEKTEKLCSTDIVTQSEIKELFKATAYSSRVEHICLRDKAMLVVLYSCGLRRNEAVQLNLNDVLFDKERILVRKGKNYKERYVPLNLYNLDILEQYIYESRPQFYNSKAHEALFINQQGGRMGGQSFKLRLRAILKATNNKELQEKKITPHKLRHSIATHLLEQGAAIESVSQFLGHGSLESTQVYTHLLKEISI, translated from the coding sequence ATGAAAAAATTAAAGTTAACAAATCATAGCTATAAGGTAGTATTACAAAGTTTTAAAGAATGGTTATCTATCTTAGGTTACAGCACTAGTACAATTTATCACTCACCTATTTACTTACAAGAATTTTTTTATTGGTTAGAAAGTAAAAGTATTAATGATATAAGAAGCATAAGAAGAGAAGATATTACAAATTATTATAGCTACTTAAAACAAAGACCTAATGAGAGTTATGGAGGAGCATTAAGTAAAGCAAGTTTAAATAGTCATATTGGAGCATTAAAACAACTTAATGAGTATTTAAAGAAACATCAAAGTAAAGGACTATCAATACACTTACGTTTTGAAAAAACAGAAAAGTTATGTAGTACAGATATTGTTACGCAATCCGAAATAAAAGAACTTTTTAAAGCAACGGCATATAGCAGTAGAGTAGAACATATATGTTTGCGAGATAAAGCAATGTTAGTGGTGTTGTATAGTTGTGGATTAAGAAGGAATGAAGCAGTACAATTAAACTTAAATGATGTGCTTTTTGATAAAGAACGAATCTTAGTAAGAAAAGGTAAAAATTATAAAGAGCGTTATGTACCATTAAATTTGTATAACCTGGATATTTTAGAACAGTACATTTACGAATCTCGTCCACAGTTCTATAACTCAAAAGCTCATGAAGCTTTATTTATCAATCAGCAAGGAGGTAGAATGGGAGGACAAAGCTTTAAACTTCGTTTAAGAGCAATATTAAAAGCAACTAATAATAAAGAATTACAGGAAAAGAAAATCACACCGCATAAATTACGTCACAGTATCGCTACTCATTTATTAGAACAAGGTGCAGCTATAGAATCTGTTAGTCAGTTCTTAGGTCATGGTTCTTTAGAATCTACTCAAGTGTACACACATTTATTAAAAGAAATTAGTATATGA
- a CDS encoding tyrosine-type recombinase/integrase codes for MNFRKYLEDNKYSKSTITVHLLRVKRYTDWLEWYGKHSVEIQYNELLQYVKYLQEKKQYQRASINNELRAVKLYYDYLIEEKHTMYNPAENIVIRGKYIKVIKETLTEEELEDLYYSYNIDHHDTFFKATKLRDKVVLGLMLFQGLTAIEIYSLQEYHLQLQKGIIEIPRTRRSNPRTHKLQPLQMLTILEYINTTRNYLTNRIQTSNNEQLIYGSSHQINAITGRIIKKLKRYNNKVTSYSQLRSSIIINWLQHYNLRKVQYLAGHRYISSTEKYVQDNLEKLHDIVNTYHPIN; via the coding sequence ATGAATTTTAGAAAGTATTTAGAAGATAACAAGTATAGTAAATCAACAATAACAGTACATTTATTAAGAGTAAAAAGATACACAGATTGGTTAGAATGGTATGGTAAACATAGTGTAGAAATACAGTACAATGAGTTGTTACAATATGTGAAATATTTACAGGAAAAGAAGCAATATCAAAGAGCGTCAATCAATAATGAATTACGTGCAGTAAAACTGTATTACGATTATCTTATCGAGGAAAAACACACAATGTACAATCCAGCAGAAAATATAGTTATAAGAGGAAAGTATATTAAAGTTATAAAAGAAACACTAACAGAAGAAGAATTAGAAGATTTATATTATAGTTACAATATAGATCATCACGATACATTTTTTAAAGCTACCAAATTAAGAGATAAAGTAGTATTAGGTTTAATGTTGTTTCAAGGATTAACAGCAATAGAAATTTATAGTTTACAGGAATATCATTTACAATTACAAAAAGGTATTATAGAAATCCCAAGAACAAGAAGAAGCAATCCAAGAACTCACAAACTACAACCTTTACAAATGTTGACAATATTAGAGTATATAAATACAACAAGAAATTATTTAACCAATCGAATACAAACAAGTAATAATGAACAATTAATTTATGGAAGTAGTCATCAAATAAATGCTATCACAGGAAGAATTATAAAAAAGTTAAAAAGATATAATAATAAAGTTACTAGTTACTCACAACTAAGAAGTAGTATTATAATCAATTGGTTACAACATTATAATTTACGAAAAGTACAATACTTAGCAGGACATAGATATATTAGTTCTACAGAAAAATATGTACAAGATAATTTAGAGAAGCTACACGATATTGTAAATACGTATCATCCGATTAATTAA